The Pirellulales bacterium genomic interval ATCGTCAGGGATCTCGCCGCGCTGGCGGCGGTCGGCGAATTCGATCTCGAACTCCTCCAACTCGTCCTTCAGCGATAGCCGCGTCATGGGGCTCAAGCGATCGATGAAGAGCACGCCGTTCAGATGATCGGTCTCGTGTTGCACCGCGCGGGCGAACAGGCCGTCGATCGTCTCTTCGATCTCCTGCCCCATCAGGTTGTAAGCGCTGACGGTGATGATCTCGGGACGACGCACGTCGGCGTACAGACCCGGCAGGCTCAGGCAGCCCTCTTCGGCCTCGGCCGAGCCCTTGGGTTCGCTCAGCATAGGATTAATGAAGACCTGCTCCTCGTCCGGTTGGGCAGCGTCGCCGGTCAGGTTCAGGACGAACATCCGGTACGGCAAATCGACCTGGTTGGCCGCCAAGCCGATCCCTTTGGCCTGGTACATGAGGTCGAACATATTCCGGACGATCTGGCGCAGCTCGTCGTCGACGCGGCGCAGCGGTTTGGACGTCCGGCGAAGCGTGGGGTGGGGAAACTGAATAATCCTCAAGCC includes:
- the def gene encoding peptide deformylase, with translation MRIIQFPHPTLRRTSKPLRRVDDELRQIVRNMFDLMYQAKGIGLAANQVDLPYRMFVLNLTGDAAQPDEEQVFINPMLSEPKGSAEAEEGCLSLPGLYADVRRPEIITVSAYNLMGQEIEETIDGLFARAVQHETDHLNGVLFIDRLSPMTRLSLKDELEEFEIEFADRRQRGEIPDDEHISARLAQLEELRT